CCAAAATCAGAGTTGGCGGCGTCTGGAACAAGGTTCGTTTCCTAACTGTCCTGAGGCGGGTCCCAGCCATAGACGATACGGGACCGCGGTCGGATTCGGCAGGGCCGGCATCGGGCAAGGCCAGCCAACGCGGCCAAACCTAGGCGGCCGCTTTTGCCCCATCGCCGGCCTGCAGGCGTTCGGCCCGCTCCTCCGCTGCCACCAACTCGGCTGGTTCGGGCGCCTCACCGGGCCGGCGGTAACCGTGGAAATCAGATAGCGGCAGTTTGGCCAGCGGCACGCGGGCGGCGTTCAGCACAGCCAACAGGTCGATCACCTCTTGGGCAATGGCGCCGGCCAGCGCCGGCAACATGCCCGCCACCGCGAAACCCATGCCGATAACCGAAAGAGCCATACCACCCAGCACTGACTGCAGCGCGATGCGCCGGGCGCGGCGAGAGATATGCAGCAGCTCATCCACACCATCTAGGGCCGTGTCTAGCACCACCGCGCCGGCGGCCTCAGCCGTGGCGTCGGATTCCTGACCAAAGGCGATGCCAACCGTGGCCGCGGTCATGGCCGGCGCGTCGTTGATACCATCGCCCACAAACACCGTCACGCCCTTGGCCGTGGCTTCGCGGACCAGTTCAAGCTTCTTTTCGGGTGTGCAACGAGAGTGGATCTCATCGATACCAAGCTCCTTGGCCACCCATTCGGCCTCAGTTGGTGCATCGCCGGAGATCATCACGGTATTGGCGGCACCGTGTAACCCACCGAGGTGTTCAACGAAACTGCGAGCGCCCAGCCGCGGCACGTCGCGGAAACGGAAGGTGGCGGCGTGCTGACCGTCAACCAGCATGACGCATTCCATACCGGCCTGGACCGGTGGCACCTTGGCGGCGGCCGCCTCATCCAGCATCGAAATGGCTCGCGCGCGCGAGGTCACGACCACCTCGTGGCCCGCCACCTGGCCGGTCAGTCCAACCCCGGCCCGGTCAGAAACAGCCACTGGCCTGGAAGCCAGCCTCAGCTCAGGGGCGCGGTCCTTGGCCGCCAGGACCAGCGAGCCGGCCAGCGGGTGATTGGAAAAGGCCTCCATCCCGGCTGCCAGCGCCAGCAGTTTGGCTTCGCTGTCTTGGCCGGGATTTGGGTCAAGTGACGCACTGGATTGCTCGGTGACCAGGCTGTTAGCTGGGACGGCGGCCGGCCCGGGCGCAATCTCGACTAGCTCAGGCCGCCCGTAGGTCAGAGTGCCGGTTTTGTCGAAGAAAATGGTCTCGGCCGTGGGCAGGGTCTCTAGGACGCCCGGATCGCGCACAATGACGCCGGCCTTGGCGGAAAGCGAAATGGCGCCAATAATCGCCACCGGCACGCCAATTAGCAGCGGGCAAGGGGTCGCGATGACGATCACATCCAGGAAACGATTCGGGCTGCCGGACCAAATCCAGCCGGCCACGCCAAAGGCCAGGGCGACCGGGGTGTAGATAGTGCCGAGTTTGTCAGCCAGACGCCTGACCCGCGGGCGTTTGGTCTCAGCTTCTTGCAGTACACCCATGATCTGGGCATACCTTGAGTCTTGGGCCAGCTTGGTGGCCCTGATGGTTAGCGCAGTCTCGCCGTTGACCGCCCCGGAGATGACGGGAGAGCCAGGGCCCTTGGCGATGAAATACGGTTCGCCGGTGAGGTAGGACTCCTGCATTTGGCCGTCGCCGTCCGTCACTTCGCCGTCTACGGGGGCCAGCTCGTGCGGCAGGATGACCAGGATGTCGCCAACTTCGACCCGGTCGACCGGGATGTCCTCGGGTTGATCAGATTCCGGTGTCACTCTGTGCGCAATAGTTGGCGCTTTCTTGGCCAGCGCATCAAGCACAGCCGAGGCCCTGGTGGTGCAGGCCTGTTCTAGGGCTTCGCCGCCTGAGAGCATCAGCACTATGATCGCGCTGACCAGCCATTCCTGCATCAAGGCGGCGGCGATAATGGCGATGGCCGCCAGTATGTCGGCACCGGGGTCCTTCTCCAGCAGCGACTTGAAGATGTTGATCAGCATGAACGCCCCGCCCACGGCGATCACTAGCCACAGCGGCAGGGTCATGGCCCATTTCGGTAGTTCAGTCAGATGCAGAAGCAGGTAGGCGGCGATGGCCACCACAGTGGCGCCAGCCACAGCGCCTTCGCGTGAGGTGACAAAGCTCTTGATGCTGGTGTTAGCCACGGCGGTCAGCCTAGAGGGGCAAATGTGCCAGAAGCTAGCAAGCTAAGGCTTAGCTAACCGGGCGCGGCGGACCCCCGCATCGAAGGGTTTTGGTTCAACCGCGCCGCGCCTGCCCCTCCTTGACCCCGCCCAATCCCGCCAGTTCGCTCTGAGCGAACGCCGGTATCAAATCGGCCCCCGTAGCGTTGATTTGTTCGGTTGCCTAACAAATAGGCAGCCGTGGAACTGAAGTCACTATCAATCATGGGAGGCAGGACGTGGCCAAGACACACCGCAGGACCAAGATCATGCTGGCGGCGGTGGCCGCAAGCACGTTTGGCTTGACCATTTTACCCGCCGCGCTGGGCAGTGCGACCGATGCCGGTGGCCTGAGCGCAGCCTGGAGTCCCAACGCGGCAGCCGTGGCTGGTGACCACAGCGCGATGGGCCAGGCCATCCCTCATGGCCGATGGCGGCCGGTCCAGCTTCCAACTGACGGCACCTTCGCCATGGACTACGCCGTCTCACCAGTTGCGCCAGCCACGATCAGCTGGCCAACACCGACAACTAATCAGGGCCGCTGATGATCTCCTCCTTGCTCACAGCAGCGGCCAAAACGGCGCCGAAGGCACAGACGCTGCGGCGCCACCGCCGGGACGATTTACGGGGGTAGTTCGTTTCGGCCAGGCCGCGGTTGGCCGTCCTCGGGGGTGGACGGCTTTCCGTGGCCTTACCTTTGCCTCCAGTAGCACCGTCCTGGCGCCAACTCTTCTCCGGTCGAGACCGGCAATTGCCGGTAGACCCGGCCATCAGCCCGCCGGCTCATGATCAGGGCAGCTTCGATCC
This genomic stretch from Micrococcales bacterium harbors:
- a CDS encoding heavy metal translocating P-type ATPase, which encodes MANTSIKSFVTSREGAVAGATVVAIAAYLLLHLTELPKWAMTLPLWLVIAVGGAFMLINIFKSLLEKDPGADILAAIAIIAAALMQEWLVSAIIVLMLSGGEALEQACTTRASAVLDALAKKAPTIAHRVTPESDQPEDIPVDRVEVGDILVILPHELAPVDGEVTDGDGQMQESYLTGEPYFIAKGPGSPVISGAVNGETALTIRATKLAQDSRYAQIMGVLQEAETKRPRVRRLADKLGTIYTPVALAFGVAGWIWSGSPNRFLDVIVIATPCPLLIGVPVAIIGAISLSAKAGVIVRDPGVLETLPTAETIFFDKTGTLTYGRPELVEIAPGPAAVPANSLVTEQSSASLDPNPGQDSEAKLLALAAGMEAFSNHPLAGSLVLAAKDRAPELRLASRPVAVSDRAGVGLTGQVAGHEVVVTSRARAISMLDEAAAAKVPPVQAGMECVMLVDGQHAATFRFRDVPRLGARSFVEHLGGLHGAANTVMISGDAPTEAEWVAKELGIDEIHSRCTPEKKLELVREATAKGVTVFVGDGINDAPAMTAATVGIAFGQESDATAEAAGAVVLDTALDGVDELLHISRRARRIALQSVLGGMALSVIGMGFAVAGMLPALAGAIAQEVIDLLAVLNAARVPLAKLPLSDFHGYRRPGEAPEPAELVAAEERAERLQAGDGAKAAA